A DNA window from Ranitomeya imitator isolate aRanImi1 chromosome 2, aRanImi1.pri, whole genome shotgun sequence contains the following coding sequences:
- the LOC138662086 gene encoding G-protein coupled receptor 12-like translates to MLHQPAAATMEHLLYLHNSSSGRMSHHHPYDPWDTNTSTVTTSDLSPDESVNPWDIILCVTGTIMACENAIVIAILFYTPTLRAPMFILIGSLALADLLAGMGLIVNFIVLYVFNNEVATLSSAGLLIASFSASVCSLLAITVDRYLSLYNALTYHTERTLTFTYLMILLVWALCICIGLLPIMGWNCVREQSSCSVLKPVTRNNAAVLAVSFLLLFALMMQLYLQICRIAFRHAQQIAVQHQFMATSQASSTRKGVSTLSLILGTFALCWIPFAVYSLVADSSYPMVYTYSLVLPAACNSVINPIIYAFRNPDIQKSLWLACCGCMPPRFLSGPRTSSDV, encoded by the coding sequence ATGCTTCACCAGCCTGCAGCCGCCACCATGGAACACCTCCTGTATCTCCACAACTCTTCTTCCGGCAGGATGTCTCATCACCACCCCTATGACCCATGGGACACCAACACCTCCACCGTCACCACATCTGACCTCTCCCCAGATGAGTCTGTCAACCCATGGGATATTATCCTTTGTGTCACTGGGACAATCATGGCGTGCGAGAATGCAATAGTGATTGCTATACTCTTCTATACGCCCACCCTCCGGGCACCCATGTTTATACTCATCGGCAGCCTGGCGCTGGCTGATCTCCTGGCTGGGATGGGACTTATTGTGAATTTTATAGTTCTTTATGTATTTAATAACGAAGTGGCTACGCTAAGTTCAGCAGGGCTCCTCATAGCCTCTTTTTCGGCCTCGGTCTGTAGCCTTTTGGCTATCACAGTGGACAGATACTtgtctctctacaatgccctgacatATCACACAGAAAGAACTCTAACTTTCACCTACCTGATGATACTCCTGGTATGGGCACTttgcatctgtattggcttattacCCATCATGGGGTGGAACTGTGTTAGGGAACAGTCCTCCTGCAGTGTTCTGAAGCCAGTGACCAGAAATAATGCAGCTGTGCTGGCGGTGTCCTTCCTCCTGCTCTTTGCCTTGATGATGCAGCTGTATCTGCAGATTTGCAGGATTGCATTCCGCCATGCCCAGCAGATTGCGGTTCAGCACCAATTCATGGCCACATCTCAAGCCTCCAGCACAAGGAAGGGGGTATCAACCTTATCTCTTATACTGGGCACGTTTGCACTATGCTGGATTCCCTTTGCTGTGTACTCCTTAGTTGCTGACTCCAGTTACCCTATGGTATACACCTACTCGCTGGTCCTGCCAGCTGCCTGTAATTCCGTCATCAACCCCATTATTTACGCTTTCAGAAACCCAGACATCCAGAAGTCGTTATGGCTTGCTTGCTGTGGCTGTATGCCACCCAGGTTCTTATCTGGACCTAGAACTTCCAGTGATGTATAG